A genomic window from Flavobacterium phycosphaerae includes:
- a CDS encoding UDP-2,3-diacylglucosamine diphosphatase — protein sequence MTISPNKKIYFASDQHLGAPTPELSFPREQKFVAWLDEVKKDAECLFLLGDLFDFWFEYKTVVPKGFVRVLGKLAEIRDSGIPIYFFVGNHDLWMSDYFEKELNIPVYHDNQEYEFNGKKFLIGHGDGKGPGDKGYKRMKKVFTSPFSKWLYRWLHPDIGMKLAQYLSVKNKLISGEADVKFLGEDNEWLVQYSKRKLETQHYDYLVFGHRHLPMIIKVGDNSEYVNLGDWIGYFTYGVFDGEKFELKEYQSATPHK from the coding sequence ATGACAATATCTCCTAACAAAAAAATATATTTTGCCTCTGACCAACATCTTGGTGCGCCAACGCCTGAGCTGAGTTTTCCGCGGGAACAAAAGTTTGTCGCTTGGCTTGACGAAGTGAAAAAAGATGCCGAATGCCTTTTCCTGTTGGGAGATCTATTCGATTTTTGGTTTGAATATAAAACCGTTGTGCCTAAAGGATTCGTCAGAGTTTTAGGCAAACTGGCCGAAATTAGAGACAGTGGAATTCCTATTTATTTCTTTGTGGGCAATCACGATTTGTGGATGAGTGATTATTTTGAAAAAGAACTCAACATTCCGGTGTATCATGACAATCAAGAGTATGAATTTAACGGCAAAAAATTCTTAATAGGCCACGGTGATGGTAAAGGCCCGGGTGATAAGGGTTATAAGCGAATGAAGAAGGTATTTACCAGTCCGTTTTCAAAATGGCTCTACCGCTGGTTGCATCCGGATATTGGCATGAAACTAGCCCAATACCTATCGGTAAAAAACAAACTGATTTCGGGCGAGGCTGACGTGAAATTCCTAGGTGAAGACAACGAATGGCTGGTGCAATACTCAAAACGCAAACTCGAAACCCAACATTATGACTACCTAGTCTTTGGTCATCGTCATCTCCCTATGATTATTAAGGTGGGAGACAACTCGGAGTATGTGAATCTGGGCGACTGGATTGGCTATTTTACTTACGGCGTTTTTGACGGAGAAAAGTTTGAGCTGAAGGAATACCAGTCTGCTACTCCTCATAAATAA
- a CDS encoding 6-pyruvoyl trahydropterin synthase family protein has protein sequence MSNIRITKQFSFETGHALYGYDGKCKNVHGHSYKLSVTVIGKPITDTTNVKFGMVIDFSDLKKIVKEEIVDLFDHATVFNKNTPHIELANELKSRGHHVILVEYQPTSENMVTDFAKKIKSRLPHDIQLHSLKLQETDTSFAEWYASDNQNT, from the coding sequence ATGAGTAACATCAGAATCACTAAACAATTTTCTTTCGAGACCGGACACGCACTTTATGGTTATGACGGTAAGTGTAAAAATGTACACGGCCACAGTTACAAGCTATCAGTAACGGTGATTGGAAAACCTATTACGGATACCACTAATGTGAAGTTTGGAATGGTGATTGATTTTTCGGATTTGAAGAAAATTGTAAAAGAAGAAATCGTTGACCTGTTTGACCACGCTACGGTTTTCAATAAAAATACCCCTCATATCGAATTGGCTAACGAACTGAAAAGCCGTGGACATCATGTTATTTTGGTAGAGTATCAACCAACGAGTGAAAACATGGTGACTGATTTTGCCAAAAAAATAAAAAGCCGTTTGCCGCACGACATTCAATTGCATTCGTTAAAATTACAGGAAACAGATACCTCTTTTGCCGAATGGTATGCTTCCGATAATCAAAATACGTAG
- a CDS encoding Omp28-related outer membrane protein, whose translation MKKSNYLFLMLMAVAFFSCSDTKVIENLPDDTETAAPVPGYFKKRVLIEDYTGSWCGNCTRVAYAIDQMYAQSDKVVSIAIHNGNDPYHFANYQPLKDLILPNSDLELPQSRLNRTIVWASPEPSNIAQAKALTGNNAGLGLALASTVANGTINLDVTMKFAQNYSGLKLVVYVLENHLIHSQTNYTSYYGNINPVPNYEHNHVLRHNITDLLGDVITENTAAGQTITKSFTLPIPANVSNPDNISFVAVLVNADNLALNARAAEENEIQELEQNP comes from the coding sequence ATGAAAAAGAGTAATTATTTATTTTTAATGCTGATGGCAGTTGCCTTTTTTTCCTGCAGCGATACCAAAGTAATTGAAAATTTACCCGATGACACAGAAACTGCGGCACCTGTTCCCGGTTATTTCAAAAAACGCGTTTTAATTGAAGATTATACCGGCTCATGGTGTGGCAACTGTACCCGAGTGGCCTATGCTATTGACCAAATGTATGCTCAATCGGATAAGGTGGTTTCTATTGCCATTCACAACGGTAATGACCCTTATCATTTTGCCAATTACCAACCATTGAAAGACCTGATTTTACCCAATTCTGATTTAGAATTACCTCAGTCTCGCTTAAACAGAACCATCGTTTGGGCTTCTCCTGAACCGTCTAACATTGCACAAGCTAAAGCCTTAACCGGAAATAATGCAGGATTGGGATTGGCTTTAGCTTCAACAGTAGCTAACGGCACCATTAACTTGGATGTGACTATGAAGTTTGCACAAAATTACAGCGGTTTAAAACTGGTAGTTTATGTGCTTGAAAATCATTTAATTCATTCTCAAACCAATTACACTTCCTATTACGGCAATATCAATCCGGTGCCTAACTATGAACACAATCATGTGTTAAGACACAATATAACTGATTTATTGGGTGACGTCATCACCGAGAATACTGCTGCGGGGCAAACGATTACCAAATCATTCACTCTTCCGATACCGGCTAATGTTTCTAATCCGGATAACATCAGTTTTGTGGCTGTATTGGTAAATGCTGACAATTTAGCCTTAAATGCCCGTGCTGCTGAGGAAAATGAAATTCAGGAATTGGAACAAAATCCATAA
- a CDS encoding DUF6029 family protein, translating to MKKIVFMGLLAFSSTVFAQEKEKGTVSGGFETNAQWYLNDKCLFDEFHNPVVHPEDPLRSNSYLFVNYKIKNWTFGIQGEAYEQQALLNYNPKYEHANVATYFAQFKNEQVDITAGYYYEQFGSGLLLRSWEDRALGINNALRGLRFIYKPTKYFTLKTLYGQQRTGFDVSEGKIYGADAELALSDIFKFEKDELTIGFTYVGRDEKTDIVNPKFNNWTNAFAGRINYSHNGYYVSSEYDYKSKDAVVQVKNQIDNNLIKPGSAFLLNMGYSEKGFGVDATFRRLENMSFYSERLAKGNQYNDLIMNYVPSLTKQHHYNLANIYVYQAQPNVILNDVNMVKAGEIGGQIDLFYNFKKGTALGGKYGTKVALNYSQYHGLGGEFYIFAPQDYHTDFLGFGKKYFTDANIEITKKWNDKWQSGFTYINQYYNKKYIQETYGEVKSNIIGAESTYKFSTNKSIRVQAEHLWANSDKKNWASLLTEFNLGSKYALYVSDMYNYGNDDAKLQHHYYSIGNSYRVKSTRIALAYGRQRGGLVCVGGVCRYVPESTGVSLSLNTSF from the coding sequence ATGAAGAAAATTGTTTTTATGGGTTTGTTGGCCTTTTCGTCAACCGTTTTTGCTCAAGAAAAAGAAAAAGGAACTGTTTCGGGAGGTTTTGAAACCAATGCCCAATGGTACCTGAATGATAAATGCTTATTTGACGAATTTCATAATCCGGTAGTACATCCCGAAGATCCTTTACGTTCCAACAGTTATTTATTTGTAAACTATAAAATAAAAAACTGGACATTCGGAATTCAGGGAGAAGCCTATGAGCAACAAGCGTTATTGAATTACAATCCTAAATATGAGCATGCCAACGTGGCGACTTATTTTGCCCAATTCAAAAATGAACAAGTTGATATCACAGCTGGGTATTACTATGAACAATTTGGAAGCGGGTTATTGCTGAGAAGTTGGGAAGACCGCGCTTTAGGAATTAACAATGCTTTGCGTGGTTTGCGTTTTATTTACAAACCTACCAAATACTTTACGTTAAAAACTCTTTACGGGCAGCAACGAACCGGTTTTGATGTGTCAGAAGGAAAAATTTATGGTGCTGATGCCGAGTTAGCCCTTTCGGATATTTTCAAATTTGAAAAAGACGAATTGACAATTGGCTTTACCTATGTGGGTCGTGACGAAAAAACGGATATAGTTAATCCTAAATTTAATAATTGGACCAATGCTTTTGCCGGAAGAATTAATTACAGCCATAACGGGTATTATGTTTCCTCAGAGTACGATTATAAATCGAAAGATGCCGTAGTACAAGTTAAAAACCAAATTGACAACAACCTTATCAAACCGGGAAGCGCCTTTTTGCTGAACATGGGGTATTCTGAAAAAGGATTTGGTGTTGATGCTACCTTCCGTCGATTGGAAAACATGAGTTTTTATTCAGAACGATTAGCTAAAGGAAACCAGTACAATGATTTAATTATGAATTACGTACCCAGTTTAACCAAACAGCATCATTACAATTTGGCCAATATATATGTCTATCAGGCACAGCCAAATGTGATTCTTAATGATGTTAATATGGTGAAAGCGGGCGAAATTGGCGGACAAATCGATTTGTTTTATAATTTTAAAAAAGGAACTGCTTTGGGCGGTAAATATGGTACCAAAGTGGCATTGAATTATTCGCAGTATCATGGTTTAGGCGGAGAGTTTTATATTTTCGCTCCACAGGATTATCATACTGATTTCCTTGGTTTCGGTAAAAAATATTTCACAGATGCCAATATTGAAATTACCAAAAAATGGAATGACAAATGGCAATCCGGATTTACCTACATCAACCAATATTATAACAAAAAGTACATTCAGGAAACCTATGGCGAAGTAAAATCCAATATTATCGGAGCTGAATCTACCTATAAATTCAGCACCAATAAATCCATACGGGTACAGGCTGAACATCTTTGGGCGAACAGTGATAAAAAGAATTGGGCCAGTTTGTTAACCGAATTTAATCTGGGATCTAAATATGCGTTATACGTTTCGGATATGTACAATTATGGCAATGATGATGCTAAACTGCAACACCATTATTATTCCATCGGAAATTCATATCGCGTTAAATCTACCCGAATTGCTTTGGCTTACGGAAGACAAAGAGGCGGTTTGGTTTGCGTAGGAGGTGTATGTCGATATGTTCCGGAAAGCACCGGCGTTTCATTGTCATTGAACACTAGTTTTTAA
- a CDS encoding TlpA family protein disulfide reductase, with protein sequence MKKLLNLLLLFVGFASFSQKQLPNISLSDIDGKKMSVTTDFMEKDKIYIFSFWATWCTPCISELDEMNDVQEEWKKTLPIEIVAVATDDSRTQKRIKPLVNGKGWDYKVLLDSNQELKRALGIVNIPYTVVVKNGAIVHIQNGYVPGNENDLLAKLKTL encoded by the coding sequence ATGAAAAAACTACTAAACCTACTACTGCTTTTTGTCGGATTCGCTTCATTTTCACAAAAACAATTGCCCAATATTTCATTGTCAGATATTGACGGTAAAAAAATGTCCGTCACTACTGATTTCATGGAAAAGGACAAAATTTACATCTTTTCTTTTTGGGCAACATGGTGTACCCCTTGCATTAGCGAATTAGACGAAATGAATGACGTGCAGGAAGAATGGAAGAAGACACTACCTATCGAAATTGTAGCCGTGGCCACCGATGACTCCAGAACACAAAAAAGAATAAAGCCTTTGGTTAACGGAAAAGGGTGGGATTATAAAGTCCTTTTGGATAGCAACCAAGAGTTGAAAAGAGCACTGGGAATTGTAAATATTCCCTATACCGTGGTTGTGAAAAACGGCGCAATTGTTCATATTCAAAATGGGTATGTTCCCGGAAATGAGAACGATTTGTTGGCTAAATTAAAGACCTTATAA
- a CDS encoding T9SS type A sorting domain-containing protein, whose product MKKVIIAIVCLCSALSFSQMTMKKLDGTAINNGDVFTYTSLADPDNPSSSDPAYLGLKIYNSSASNINVKMKLISMTNATGSSLQFCIDPICVGTLTVGNSYPSSSSSIIPANGQNGNFDHFVNGYAGNGIDNVEYVLKFYMVNSFGAEIGNSITITYRYSPNLSTPGFTSVKDAGINIKSTLVTSQIEFDATTGGRTELFDLTGRLVNQTSYISGYNTIDVSNLNAAVYILNFTTEEGKRATLKVIKK is encoded by the coding sequence ATGAAAAAAGTAATTATTGCAATCGTTTGTCTTTGTTCAGCCTTGTCGTTTTCACAAATGACAATGAAGAAATTAGACGGTACCGCTATTAATAACGGCGATGTATTCACTTATACCTCATTGGCAGACCCGGATAATCCTTCGTCTTCAGACCCTGCTTATTTGGGCTTAAAAATTTACAACAGCTCAGCGAGTAATATCAATGTAAAAATGAAACTAATCAGTATGACTAATGCTACCGGCAGTAGTCTTCAGTTCTGTATCGATCCTATTTGTGTAGGAACACTTACAGTAGGTAACTCTTACCCATCCAGCAGTTCTTCCATAATCCCGGCAAATGGTCAAAACGGAAACTTTGATCACTTTGTTAATGGTTATGCCGGTAACGGAATAGACAATGTAGAGTATGTTTTGAAGTTTTATATGGTAAATTCATTTGGTGCCGAAATAGGAAACTCAATCACAATTACTTACCGTTACAGTCCAAACCTAAGCACTCCGGGCTTTACTAGTGTGAAAGATGCCGGAATTAACATCAAATCAACATTAGTTACTTCTCAAATTGAATTTGATGCCACCACAGGAGGAAGAACCGAATTATTTGATTTAACCGGTAGATTAGTTAATCAGACTAGTTACATTTCAGGATACAACACTATTGATGTATCTAATTTGAATGCAGCGGTTTATATTCTTAATTTCACTACTGAAGAAGGGAAAAGAGCAACTTTAAAAGTGATTAAAAAATAA
- a CDS encoding T9SS type A sorting domain-containing protein, giving the protein MRKTTLLLMLLFISSLSFAQNTYYSEDFESGDLNGWTSTDLDADGLEWSVLNASGISSAFGTGSLLSFSYDDATTSPLTPDNLVTSPAIDLSVVTDPNVYLFYDYQTSSSWPNEHYAVYVTTSADPAVISAATPIFQSTIANGTLATKFINLTSYIGQTVYISFRHYDCTDNYFLVVDNVKLKSLAANDVQLVSAKLNRYGLLNSTNALTFTVKNAGSNPITNLTINWNDGTDHSITVNKSLAVGATSTVIHPTTVQYGTIVEKNLALSITAVNGNPDPVMTNNTGSIKFNTVSQASPKKVLFEEGTGTWCGWCPRGAVAMAYMDTTYPNEFIGVAVHNEDPMMIDDYDGGADFSGFPGMNVDRVVKGADVSQTTMVNNLNTRKLLTTPVSLEATGDVNGSDVTITANATFRTNFANANYRLGVIISEDNVTGTIAGYKQTNYYSGGANGAMGGYESLANPVPAASMVYNHVGRQLLGGYDGQDGSVPTTITDGQTISYTFNYTVPATSALDNMHAVLVLIDQDNGEIVNSKSVEMNTLAVSHNQMATNIQVYPNPASDFINISNLKSGDYKITIYDMLGRVVQSNESKNVTENQLLTVPVKGIAKGEYVVTIATGNTSYSKQLLVK; this is encoded by the coding sequence ATGAGAAAAACTACTTTACTACTAATGCTTTTATTTATTTCATCGCTCAGTTTTGCCCAAAACACTTATTACTCTGAAGATTTTGAGTCAGGTGATTTAAATGGTTGGACAAGTACTGACTTAGATGCTGACGGATTAGAATGGTCAGTGTTGAATGCCTCAGGCATCAGCAGTGCATTCGGCACCGGTTCACTACTTTCTTTTTCTTACGATGACGCAACCACATCTCCTTTAACTCCTGACAATTTGGTTACTTCTCCTGCAATCGATTTGAGCGTTGTAACCGACCCTAATGTTTATTTATTTTACGACTATCAAACCAGTTCAAGCTGGCCAAACGAGCATTATGCTGTATATGTAACAACATCGGCCGACCCTGCGGTAATTAGTGCGGCAACACCTATTTTCCAGAGCACTATAGCCAATGGCACTTTAGCCACGAAATTCATCAATTTGACCAGTTATATTGGACAAACTGTTTATATAAGTTTTAGACATTATGATTGTACGGATAATTATTTTCTAGTTGTTGACAATGTTAAACTAAAAAGTTTAGCAGCAAATGATGTTCAGTTAGTTTCTGCAAAATTAAATCGTTATGGTTTATTAAACTCGACCAACGCCTTGACTTTTACAGTTAAAAATGCCGGAAGTAATCCAATAACCAATTTAACCATCAATTGGAATGACGGAACAGATCACAGCATTACAGTAAACAAATCATTAGCGGTAGGAGCTACCAGTACCGTAATTCACCCTACCACTGTTCAATACGGAACTATCGTAGAGAAAAATTTAGCCTTAAGTATTACGGCTGTGAATGGTAACCCTGATCCTGTAATGACTAATAATACCGGCTCAATCAAGTTTAACACTGTGAGTCAGGCCTCTCCCAAAAAAGTTTTATTTGAAGAAGGTACGGGAACATGGTGTGGTTGGTGCCCAAGAGGTGCTGTTGCTATGGCCTACATGGACACTACCTATCCAAACGAATTCATCGGAGTAGCTGTTCACAACGAAGACCCAATGATGATAGACGATTATGATGGCGGAGCAGATTTTTCAGGTTTTCCTGGAATGAATGTAGATCGTGTTGTAAAAGGAGCTGATGTAAGTCAAACTACTATGGTAAACAACCTGAATACTAGAAAACTATTGACAACTCCTGTGAGTTTAGAAGCTACAGGTGACGTGAATGGTTCTGATGTTACTATTACTGCTAATGCTACTTTCAGAACCAATTTTGCTAATGCTAATTACCGTTTAGGGGTTATTATTTCAGAAGACAATGTAACCGGAACTATAGCGGGATACAAACAAACCAATTATTATTCTGGTGGCGCCAACGGTGCTATGGGAGGATATGAGTCATTAGCCAATCCGGTACCGGCTGCTTCAATGGTATACAACCACGTAGGAAGACAATTATTAGGAGGTTATGACGGTCAGGATGGTTCAGTACCTACAACTATTACTGATGGCCAAACTATAAGCTATACGTTTAATTATACCGTACCGGCTACTAGTGCTCTTGACAATATGCATGCTGTTTTGGTTTTGATTGATCAGGACAATGGCGAAATTGTTAATTCAAAATCAGTTGAAATGAATACACTTGCTGTAAGTCACAACCAAATGGCTACCAATATTCAGGTATATCCTAACCCGGCCAGTGATTTTATCAATATCAGCAATTTAAAAAGTGGTGATTATAAAATCACTATTTATGACATGTTAGGCAGAGTAGTTCAATCCAATGAGAGCAAAAACGTTACTGAAAATCAACTTTTGACTGTTCCGGTAAAAGGGATTGCCAAAGGAGAATATGTGGTTACCATTGCTACCGGAAATACTTCTTACAGCAAACAATTATTGGTAAAATAA
- a CDS encoding DUF3109 family protein, protein MFQLGKTIVSEDILEKDFVCNLSACRGACCVDGDAGAPLSLEETKILEEIYPKVKPFLRKEGIEAIERLGTWVVGTDQDLETPLIDNKDCAYVIFDGKTALCGIEQAYNQGIINWKKPVSCHLYPIRVKDFSEFAAVNYDRWDICSDACTLGKELQVPVYKFVKEALIRKFGADWYAELEKVAEDLKNGK, encoded by the coding sequence ATGTTTCAATTAGGCAAAACCATAGTATCTGAAGATATCCTCGAAAAAGATTTTGTATGCAACCTTTCGGCTTGCCGCGGTGCCTGTTGTGTTGACGGCGATGCCGGTGCTCCTTTGAGTTTGGAAGAAACCAAAATCTTGGAAGAAATCTATCCGAAAGTAAAACCCTTTTTGCGCAAAGAAGGTATCGAAGCTATCGAGAGATTGGGCACATGGGTAGTAGGAACCGATCAAGATTTGGAAACCCCTTTGATTGACAATAAAGATTGTGCTTACGTTATCTTTGACGGAAAGACAGCGCTTTGCGGGATTGAACAAGCTTATAATCAAGGCATCATCAACTGGAAAAAACCGGTTTCCTGTCATTTGTATCCCATTCGGGTGAAAGATTTCAGCGAGTTTGCCGCCGTAAATTATGACCGTTGGGACATTTGCAGCGATGCTTGTACATTAGGGAAAGAACTTCAAGTGCCGGTTTACAAATTTGTCAAGGAAGCTTTAATTCGAAAGTTTGGAGCTGACTGGTATGCTGAATTGGAAAAAGTAGCCGAAGATTTAAAAAACGGAAAATAA
- a CDS encoding MarC family protein, protein MNLDFREIATATMVLFAVIDIVGSIPVIIDLRAKFGHIQSEKASLVSAGIMIAFLFVGEEILKLIGIDANSFAVAGSFVLFFLALEMILGIRLYKEDKASSASIVPIAFPLVAGAGTMTTLLSLRSQFQTANIIVAIFLNIVLVYLVLKSSSKIEKMLGENGLSIIRKVFGIVLLAIAVKLFAANVKGLFA, encoded by the coding sequence ATGAATTTAGATTTTAGAGAAATTGCCACCGCCACCATGGTGCTTTTTGCCGTTATCGATATAGTTGGAAGTATTCCGGTAATTATTGATTTGAGAGCTAAGTTTGGTCACATCCAATCGGAAAAAGCGTCGCTGGTTTCGGCCGGAATCATGATTGCTTTTCTTTTTGTCGGAGAAGAAATCCTGAAATTAATTGGGATAGATGCCAATTCGTTTGCCGTGGCCGGTTCGTTTGTGTTGTTCTTTTTGGCCTTAGAAATGATACTCGGCATTCGGTTGTATAAAGAAGATAAAGCGAGTTCGGCTTCTATTGTGCCAATAGCTTTCCCCTTAGTGGCCGGTGCCGGAACTATGACTACCTTACTTTCGTTGCGCTCCCAATTTCAAACGGCCAATATTATTGTGGCTATATTTTTAAATATTGTTTTGGTGTATTTGGTACTGAAATCATCTTCCAAAATCGAAAAAATGCTAGGGGAAAACGGGCTGAGCATCATCCGAAAAGTATTTGGCATTGTGCTTTTGGCCATTGCTGTTAAATTATTTGCTGCTAATGTTAAAGGACTCTTTGCATAA
- a CDS encoding FAD-dependent oxidoreductase translates to MFDVLVIGGGVSGMSCALILGSAQNKPFAADKKIGIITHQKGSSLQDALFYNAYGVPSGKLGSELLTESVDQLQQLYPHIIQIADEKVMKIEGEAGNFTVMTNKDSYQTKIVVIGIGAGNPFTIEGLEAFVMPHQKVIAEKNRIQLRNVDHKVAEGIYVTGTLAGWRSQLAIAAGSGAAVATDILTLWNDGVHVQVHDSIRK, encoded by the coding sequence ATGTTTGATGTTCTTGTAATTGGCGGTGGCGTTTCGGGCATGTCTTGTGCTTTGATTTTAGGTTCTGCCCAAAACAAACCTTTTGCTGCCGATAAAAAAATTGGAATCATCACACACCAAAAAGGATCTTCCTTGCAAGATGCTTTATTTTATAATGCTTATGGCGTTCCTTCGGGTAAATTAGGCTCCGAGTTACTGACAGAAAGTGTTGACCAGTTGCAGCAACTCTATCCGCATATCATTCAGATTGCTGATGAAAAAGTAATGAAAATAGAAGGAGAAGCCGGAAATTTTACTGTAATGACCAATAAAGATTCTTATCAAACCAAAATAGTAGTCATTGGTATCGGTGCCGGAAATCCTTTCACCATTGAAGGATTAGAGGCGTTTGTAATGCCTCATCAAAAAGTGATAGCCGAGAAAAACCGAATTCAATTAAGAAACGTTGACCACAAAGTAGCGGAAGGAATTTATGTAACCGGAACCTTGGCAGGCTGGAGAAGTCAACTGGCTATAGCTGCCGGAAGTGGCGCCGCAGTGGCAACAGATATCCTAACACTTTGGAATGATGGTGTTCATGTGCAAGTACATGACAGCATCCGAAAATAA
- a CDS encoding S41 family peptidase, producing MKSKEKYLPLLLFSCVALGIVIGGMLNFPTRTLSKKSASKAKIERLIDFINDEYVDDINSDSIVELTVNSILANLDPHSVYIPPSEQSSEAEIMKGDFVGIGVNFYMYNDTVTVVNPLKDGPAAKAGILAGDRILYADKSKLFGRKLPSDSLYNKLKGEEGSTVTLTIFRKSTNKKLTIKVEREVVPIKSVDTYLMLNKTTGYIRINRFAENTYDEFYTGLEALKEKGMNTLVIDLRDNGGGYLERAVEIADELLKDKELIVFTKNRKGKIDKTYATKEGIFETGRVFVLIDENSASASEILAGAIQDNDRGTIVGRRSFGKGLVQREMDFEDGSAVRLTTSRYYTPSGRSIQKPYTKGESEEYSQDFEKRFESGELYAKDKIKVADSLKFKTKKGRLVYGGGGIVPDIFVPLEVKKGEEGLAYILNSGVVGHFVFEQLDKNRNTFKGMEFGAFLTKMQNDESYIPKFENYLKEAGLEMKLESNKVLVKKYITAELARQLFGENYYYQIILKDDTMLKAVLK from the coding sequence ATGAAATCGAAGGAAAAATACTTGCCCCTTTTACTATTCTCATGCGTTGCGCTGGGGATTGTCATTGGCGGCATGCTTAATTTTCCGACCCGTACGTTGTCCAAAAAAAGTGCCAGCAAGGCTAAAATAGAACGATTAATAGATTTCATAAACGATGAATATGTTGACGATATCAATTCAGACTCCATAGTCGAATTGACCGTAAACAGCATTTTAGCCAATCTTGACCCGCATTCGGTTTATATTCCGCCCAGCGAGCAATCATCGGAAGCCGAAATCATGAAAGGTGATTTTGTAGGCATTGGCGTGAATTTTTATATGTATAATGATACCGTTACCGTAGTCAATCCGCTAAAAGACGGACCGGCTGCCAAAGCGGGAATCTTAGCCGGTGACCGAATTTTATACGCCGATAAATCCAAACTTTTTGGCCGAAAATTACCTTCCGACAGTTTATACAACAAACTAAAAGGCGAAGAAGGTTCAACTGTAACGTTGACCATTTTCCGAAAAAGCACTAATAAAAAACTAACCATTAAGGTAGAACGTGAAGTTGTACCTATCAAAAGTGTCGATACTTATCTGATGCTGAATAAAACTACCGGATACATCCGAATTAATCGCTTTGCCGAGAACACCTATGACGAGTTCTACACCGGATTGGAGGCACTGAAAGAAAAGGGCATGAACACCTTAGTCATTGATTTGCGTGACAATGGTGGCGGTTATTTGGAAAGAGCAGTAGAGATTGCCGATGAACTTTTGAAAGACAAAGAGCTAATCGTATTCACTAAAAACCGAAAAGGCAAAATCGATAAAACCTATGCAACCAAAGAAGGGATTTTTGAAACCGGAAGAGTCTTTGTTTTGATCGATGAAAACTCGGCATCTGCCAGTGAAATTTTGGCCGGAGCAATTCAGGATAATGACCGTGGGACGATTGTAGGCAGACGTTCTTTTGGCAAAGGACTGGTACAGCGTGAAATGGATTTTGAAGATGGTTCTGCCGTTCGATTAACCACTTCTCGCTATTATACCCCTAGTGGCCGTTCTATTCAAAAACCTTATACCAAAGGCGAAAGCGAAGAGTACAGTCAGGATTTTGAGAAACGTTTTGAAAGCGGTGAATTGTATGCCAAAGACAAAATAAAAGTAGCCGATTCGCTAAAATTTAAAACTAAAAAAGGGCGATTGGTTTATGGCGGCGGCGGTATTGTTCCGGATATTTTTGTACCGCTTGAAGTTAAAAAAGGCGAAGAAGGATTGGCTTACATTTTAAACTCGGGTGTGGTTGGTCACTTTGTTTTTGAACAATTAGATAAAAACAGAAATACGTTCAAGGGAATGGAATTTGGTGCGTTTTTAACCAAAATGCAAAATGACGAGAGCTATATTCCCAAATTTGAAAACTACCTCAAAGAAGCCGGTTTGGAAATGAAATTAGAAAGCAATAAGGTCTTGGTTAAAAAATACATCACAGCTGAATTGGCCCGACAATTGTTTGGTGAAAACTACTACTACCAAATTATTTTGAAAGACGACACGATGCTGAAGGCCGTGTTGAAGTAA
- a CDS encoding deoxycytidylate deaminase, protein MKEGKQKKYDVAYLRIAAEWSKLSYCKRKQVGAIIVRDRMIISDGYNGTPSGFENCCEDDEGLTKWYVLHAEANAISKVARSTQTCEHATLYITLSPCKECSKLIHQSGIKRVVYQHGYRDTSGVDFLEKAGVEVRQIENLE, encoded by the coding sequence ATGAAAGAAGGAAAACAAAAAAAATACGACGTAGCCTATTTGAGGATTGCCGCCGAGTGGAGTAAATTGTCTTATTGCAAACGCAAACAAGTAGGTGCCATCATCGTTCGCGACCGTATGATTATCTCCGATGGATATAACGGAACCCCATCCGGTTTTGAAAACTGCTGCGAAGATGACGAAGGCTTAACCAAATGGTATGTTCTTCATGCCGAAGCCAATGCCATTTCAAAAGTGGCCCGTTCCACACAAACCTGTGAACATGCTACCTTGTATATTACTCTTTCTCCTTGTAAAGAATGCAGCAAACTCATTCACCAATCGGGAATCAAACGCGTAGTGTATCAGCATGGCTACCGCGACACTTCGGGCGTTGACTTTTTAGAAAAAGCCGGCGTTGAAGTGCGTCAAATTGAAAATTTAGAATAA